A region of Saccharomyces mikatae IFO 1815 strain IFO1815 genome assembly, chromosome: 12 DNA encodes the following proteins:
- the STE11 gene encoding mitogen-activated protein kinase kinase kinase STE11 (similar to Saccharomyces cerevisiae STE11 (YLR362W); ancestral locus Anc_4.202) produces MIKPPVNKGDMGETQVAEHTAISVDDKNTNDVPFLELFLREIDCSQYLNDFIKCNLVTEEEINYLDKDILIALGVHKIGDRLKILRKAKLFQRNKSIEQVKKLKNLMEKVSSLSTSTLSVNSDLIPEKHCVIFILNDGSAKKVNVNGCFNADSIKKRLIRRLPHELLATNSDGEVTKMVQDYDVFVLDYAKNVLHLLYDVELVTICHANDRVEKNRLIFVSKDQTPSDKAISTSKKLYLRTLSALSQVGSNTSHLTAQNKEISPNDTGGKLRIDNTEKDRIRKIFNQRPPSEFISTNLAGYFPHTDMKRLQKTMRESFRHSARLSITQSRPLSAETNNIGDILLKHSNAVDMALLQGLDQTRLNSKLDTTKIPKLAHKKLGDKDAISNQLELLSVESGEEDYDFLEEDSEIVSLPTKIATPKNWLKGACIGSGSFGSVYLGMNAHTGELMAVKQVEIKNSNIGVTTNNNKQQTRTDENNDQEEQHKLRPQNQQQEKIEDAGPVSHPKTGQNIHRKMVDALQHEMNLLKELHHENIVTYYGASQEGGNLNIFLEYVPGGSVSSMLNNYGPFEESLITNFTRQILIGVAYLHKKNIIHRDIKGANILIDIKGCVKITDFGISKKLSPLNKKQNKRASLQGSVFWMSPEVVKQTATTAKADIWSTGCVVIEMFTGKHPFPDFSQMQAIFKIGTNTTPEIPSWATPEGKNFLRKAFELDYQYRPSALELLQHPWLDAHII; encoded by the coding sequence ATGATAAAGCCACCCGTAAACAAGGGAGATATGGGGGAGACACAAGTAGCAGAGCATACTGCCATATcagttgatgataagaatacCAATGATGTACCCTTTCTGGAGTTATTTTTGAGAGAAATAGACTGTTCCCAATACCTGAatgattttatcaaatgCAACCTTGTcacagaagaagaaattaactATTTAGACAAGGATATTCTCATTGCTTTGGGAGTACACAAAATTGGGGATAGACTCAAGATTTTAAGAAAGGCCAAATTGTTTCAgagaaataaaagtatCGAACaagtgaagaaattgaaaaacctGATGGAAAAAGTAAGTTCACTGTCTACTTCGACATTATCCGTAAACTCAGACTTAATTCCAGAAAAGCATTGCGTTATATTTATCTTAAACGATGGCTCTGCTAAAAAAGTGAATGTGAATGGTTGTTTTAATGCAGACTCTATCAAGAAGAGATTAATTAGAAGATTGCCACACGAATTATTAGCCACAAACTCCGACGGAGAAGTAACTAAAATGGTTCAGGATTATGATGTGTTTGTATTAGACTATGCAAAGAACGTATTACACTTGTTGTATGATGTAGAATTAGTCACTATTTGTCATGCTAACGATCGAGTTGAGAAAAATAGATTGATTTTTGTTTCCAAAGATCAAACGCCAAGCGATAAGGCGATATCTACTTCCAAAAAATTATACCTGAGAACTTTAAGTGCATTAAGCCAAGTTGGATCAAACACATCGCATTTGACAGCACAGAACAAGGAAATATCGCCTAATGATACTGGAGGTAAGCTCCGGATTGACAATACTGAAAAAGACAGAATCaggaaaatattcaatcAAAGACCTCCTAGCGAGTTTATCTCTACCAACTTGGCTGGATATTTTCCTCATACAGACATGAAGCGGTTGCAAAAAACGATGAGAGAATCATTTCGGCATTCAGCAAGATTAAGCATCACTCAAAGTAGACCTTTGAGCGCTGaaacaaataatattgGTGACATCCTGTTGAAGCACTCAAATGCCGTTGATATGGCGCTATTACAAGGATTAGATCAAACGAGATTGAATAGTAAGCTTGACACAACCAAAATTCCCAAACTTGCACATAAAAAACTGGGAGATAAAGATGCCATATCCAATCAATTAGAACTATTAAGTGTTGAATCTGGTGAAGAAGACTATGATTTTCTTGAGGAGGACAGTGAAATCGTTTCACTACCAACAAAAATTGCTACACCCAAGAACTGGTTGAAGGGTGCTTGTATTGGATCAGGCAGTTTTGGAAGTGTTTATTTGGGTATGAATGCTCACACTGGTGAACTTATGGCAGTAAAACAAGTGGAGATCAAAAACAGCAATATCGGTGTGACCACAAACAACAACAAGCAACAAACGAGAACAGATGAGAACAATGATCAAGAGGAGCAACATAAATTGCGCCCACAGAATCAAcaacaagagaaaatagAAGATGCCGGTCCGGTAAGTCATCCTAAAACGGGTCAAAATATTCATAGAAAGATGGTTGATGCTTTGCAGCATGAAATGAATTTATTAAAGGAACTGCATCATGAAAACATCGTTACTTATTATGGTGCTTCTCAAGAAGGTGgaaatttgaatatttttctcgAATACGTTCCAGGAGGTTCAGTTTCATCTATGTTGAACAATTATGGTCCATTTGAAGAATCTCTGATTACTAATTTTACTAGACAAATACTGATTGGGGTTGCGTATTTACACAAGAAAAACATTATTCACCGAGATATTAAGGGTGCTAATATTTTGATTGATATCAAAGGTTGCGTGAAGATAACCGATTTTggtatttcaaaaaaattatcacctttgaacaaaaaacaaaataaaagggCTTCTTTGCAAGGCTCTGTATTTTGGATGTCACCAGAAGTGGTCAAACAGACCGCAACTACTGCTAAGGCAGATATATGGTCAACCGGATGCGTTGTTATTGAAATGTTTACTGGTAAGCATCCATTTCCTGATTTTTCTCAGATGCAAGCGATCTTTAAAATAGGGACGAACACGACCCCTGAGATACCTTCCTGGGCTACACCAGAAGGGAAGAATTTTTTAAGAAAGGCATTTGAATTGGACTATCAATACAGACCTAGCGCCCTTGAACTGCTTCAGCATCCATGGTTGGATGCACACATAATTTGA